In Anopheles bellator chromosome 2, idAnoBellAS_SP24_06.2, whole genome shotgun sequence, the genomic stretch tagttgccaaagacatggcagactttcgcaaatttttataaattcagttacacactttcgcgaacgttgacgaagcgtccaaaatataaataagaggccaaaacaaaacatcaacaagtcaaccgacagactgaccctgttttgaaatttgttcacaaattgcatgtcgagtcttcagatttccacccgcggcagtgacatttatgacgtctccggagatgtcacttcaagcgatattgcattgaaaatcgcagcgtttggaccgCCCTTTACGAAGACAACAAGACAGAATGAACAGCCACAACCAACGTCAACGAAAAAATGTTGTGAAAAGATCACAGGTAATTAATTACACAATTTgctattattgttattggGGGTCTGCGTGATACATAGCGGAGACAACCTTGCACAACAGCACAAGCAAAATATgctgcggagcccggagtgctgGCAGCGCTTTGCCCGAGCCTGCCGAGCCGCAACGCTggcgtggcgagaagaacagcgactggaggccgaggctgcggccgcgactgctgctgcggcggcttATTGCTTATCGAATACTTAAGAATATGAGAATATGAGAATTtaaaatgagaatgaaatagATAAATTAAGCGCGTATCGTTTTTCGCTATATTAAGgttattgattattattattttcgctttcttttaGGTTATTGATCATGATGACAAACCCCGAGGGTATTTCGACCAATTTCATAATTCAGATTACATGGTTGATGTTTCTATACCGCATGCTGTTGATGAAGTTGAAGTTGGTTTTGAACCGGTAGATTCGGGAGATGTTGTTTTTGAACCGGTTGATCAGCGGCAGGTAATTCAGCAACAAGCCAATATGATTgtgcaactgcagcaacttGTTCAACGTCTTCAACGACAGTCAACTTGTTCGAAATGCTCCCAATGCGAATgccgaaaaaatgaaaatgtcaaTTTGAATTTGCCACCAACAATACAAGATACAGAAAATTCTCATGTACTATCATTGCCTGTAACTAACGAAAAGCAGCTAGAACAGCTGAATGAAGGCGTCGGCGGAGGAAGTAGAAAAGCTAGCTATAACCAATTTAGTCTATAACCAATACAACGAGCAGTTCGATGCACACAAATTTATCGGTCTCCTAGCATATaagtttttttctcctgtttttTTAGATAAATGCACCTACGAAAGGCGCAATGgtaaaaaattagttttaaaaaagaaaggaatgGGTGcgttaaacaaaatttacaacTTGGTAAAAAAATTGCATCCTCAGGTAGAATATacccaaggagccacgagctttcgtATCGTCAGCGCGCTGACGACGCGGGACGCTAAAACGGATGATTGTCGTCAGCGGCGTGACGAGACCATCCGTTGGTGGACGGTCGGGCGGACTATTGTCATTCCtcagctgacgaaacgccgttcgtcaaacgcacacactcgcacacacacactcaccgtTCTgggaaagcttattttatagcaaatttAGCTGACAGCtgcggtttgtttacattcgtgaTTATTTTCGCTTTGAAGTCAGACGTTCAAAATGAGTTAtgttaacaaaattaaaagaagCGGATTGTATTATCGCCAAAGGAAAAGGGTTGTGGAAGAGTGGAGAGGAtctactactgctgctgctggtaagAAGATAAGCACGTATTTGTAATGCAAACTCTGTGTAACACATAATGCTTTATGTTATTGTGTTTACGTGCCGTAACAGCAGTGCCAACAAATTCAACATCACCGGAACTTGTGCTATTCGACGACTCGGATATTCCAGTGTGCGATGAATTCTTCGAGGAGGAAGCTGCAAGTGAAGATGGAACATGAGATAGaaagaaacggggaaacgatCGTACATGTTGGTTTTCGCGCTTGCGCACTACTGTCACACATTTTACGCAGTAGGCTGCGACGGGAGTCAGTGCATAGTTCATTTCGTGCAGTTTGTTGGTGGCGAAGatccgtggggccgtgggccgtgtaaaaagtttaaacaattgTACTTTTGTGCACCCGATTGAagtcttgttttatttcagattCGTACGTTTTCCATCAGCAATACGACAACCGGTAACAACGCCGTCAAGCGCCAGgatcaaacatcaaaacatgcatcaccggccaccagtgaCTGGACCCGATCTTTAAGCATTTGGTGCGCAAATATTATCAaggaagtgaagaaatgaaTTTCGTACGCCAGATTGTGTATTTTGTGAAATGAGCATCCGTTTCATTGCAGGTTAGACAAGTGCTGGATGACTTCGAATTCGCAACATTGGCTGGGCGCTGCGACTGTGCGAACGAGTATGATCCCATGGGAGGGCGACCTGCTGTTGACCGATCCGGGGCCCCTCTACAAGGTGTTTAAACTGGTAGAGATCGTTCGTAATTATGAGGACAAAAGGTACCAGGATTTCTTAGCTCGCCCCATCGCATGAGCTGGTGCTGTGATCGGCCAACTcttggcagcaaaacatccaatgcttcaacaaggacaacaatctgctaaacaccattttcgtcaatcatgtgcgtgaggaaaaggctttaatatttttgtccatttctaATTGTATGGCCTTTTATCCATTGTAGAATTTACAAAAGCCCAAAGTATCCAcggcggaaatgttgttcggtATACCGTTGCGCGATACGGGTGTGAAGCACTATGCGATGCGTGTCCGGCCGATTCACGTATCCTGCGAGAGAACAATCCTTACTTCATCGAATCGTTGAGGCAGAAACTAATCTGCGCCTATCCACTGCACCAGACGGAAACCGAGGCAGCGACCGATCTTGAGAACGGTGAACGGGCAGAGAAAgtaccaccgtcaccagcgtcaccgcaatCCATCATGTACCTGTTCTACCCAGGAGAGTTCAACTGGAAAGAGGTGTTGCATGGCGTTCTGTGTGCTCTTCAGCAACGTCTTCTCGGTgcgcaaaatcgaagccatccgTTCCCTGCTCATGCTCGCTTCCTGTGCGGTGCTCACCGTCCCCGGGATCCTCATGGTGTCTctcggattgtgttttttcggccTTACCCGTCAGCTTCCAGTCGAAGGGAGCCTATCCATATCTGGTGATACTGGTCGGGCTGGAAATCGTACTCGTACTCGTACCAAGAGCGTCAACGTAAAGTTTCGGGTGGCGCAGGGCCTCAGCCGGAAAGGTGGTCGATCACGAAGATGCTGACATGTTGACCAAGATTACCATCCTGACGGGCGGCCTGCCAATGTTTGTGCCGGTCATTCAGGAGTTCAGCATCTTCGCGATCGTGGGCCTCGTGTGGGATTTTGTGCTGCAGATGCGTACTAATAATGTTCtaaatgtaatgtagcaataatattgtaaacccggcgattgtgcgttcgtcgccgggtaacgaaataattatgtattttaaaaataaatgaaaaaatatataaagaataaaaaaaataatttactggTCTCTTGCTTTAATAGATTTTAATATATGGAATGAGCTATAATTTATAGCAACGCGACGTTttatagcaataaaaaatcagtGCTATAACCTGAGCTTTTCTGACAATCGTCCGAAACAGTGtccgtttctgctgttttaggccatccgacggacggcaAAACGGACGTCCGTCGGACGTCCGTCGGATGGTAAAACGGACagtaaaacggacatagttgctccttgggatAAGTTTTTCGATAACAGTATGAAAAGGGCCGTTAATTATGCCCACAGAGAAATTctgaaaaatgataataataatgataatgataatgataatggtaatgataatgataatgatacaCCAATCTGAACTAATCTCAGTGAATCTAACGAATCTGAACTAACTAACTAtctgtgtttatttatttttttaatgaatttatttgaaacagAATCCTTCAATCGTTGTTCAATCTTTCATTCTTATCAATCGATAAAGTAAGATAATATATATATCTATAAtcgatatatttttatatttatatattttttccctctttttcctTAAATAATTCCCATTAATTCTGATGGAATTGAGATGGAAGACGTAAGACGCGAAATGGTTGGAAAGTTGTACCGTCACTACTACAGGAATTGGCCGCAACGCGCAGCTACACATGTTAAATGTTAACCAATGCCGAagttttgttgtggttgtaCAGTGGGAacgttttcctcttttttagcttaaaagtaaataaagtATTATATTTagtaaatttatatttatttatatttatttactttacttaGCGTAAATAAACGATCagacatttcagataaatggcaaactgtttgcgcttatgtTAAAACGTTTATGCGTTggtcgaggcgtaaacccgagcgtaaacGCCTGTCACAGTGTTGTTTCAAACAGAGGACTATAGGCAGGAATCGGCATGCTAGCACGGCCATGAGCGTGACTAAGGCTAAATATAATTGAAGTCCCCTGCTGGCCAACTTTCGAGTGTATAGAGGAAAAGGTAAAAAGAGCCAGTTGACGGGGTGAGGTAGgatgttgaaaattaatattctCATACAGCATATTCCTTTAAATAGCATGATATTCTTTCCTAGGACAAGACGTTCGTTCGCCTACGAGTTGATGCTGTTCGTGACCGAGTCTTCGGATGTTGTGAAgacatttattatttatttattattatttgatatattgatatatttatttattatttgatatattattattaaaaaaaagacAGTTGGCGATGTGATTACGTATTGATGTAAGCCGTTTCGAGGGTCTTTGGGCTATCGCGACTAAGCTTTGTAACGCCATTTCTTGGTCACGATCTACATTTCTAATTCGCGTGGGTTCTGTTTGTTGTGGTATTCTTTTGCGTAGAAAGTTATGTAAGTATACTGCAGCTAAAATGACTTTTTGAGTTACTTCTGTTGGTAAGTTAATTGGTCCTCTAGCTATTTTAAATCGGTTCGCAAAGATCTCAAATGCATTTTCTACCGGCACTCGAGCGCGTGAATGCcgataattgaaatttcgtTCTATAGCTCGTAGATTTTTACCTCCATAAGGACGAATGCAAAAATCTGTAAAGGCAAAAGAATTGTCGCCTAATATAAAGTAAGGCACTTTTATAACGTATGGAATTTCAAGAGGATGTGGGTCGGGAACATCCAAAGTCTTAGTTTCTAGCATACGATATAGTGTAGTATGTTTAAAAATCGCATCGTCCGATATTCCACCCTGGCCTCCAATGTCCACGTATAGGAAGTTGTAATCTGCATCAACCAAAGCGATCATAACCATGCTGTAGAACTGTTTGTAGTTGAAGTACTGGGAACCGGAATTCTTTGGAACCACAATAGATATATGCTTCCCATCTATTGCACCAATTGCATGAGGAAAACCCCAACGTTGTTCGAATTGTTCCGAAATTTTCAGCCACTCTTGTCTGCTCGAAGGTAGctgaaataaaatgataaaaatatgtaaataagtataaaaatgcaatgaaaaaaaaataaaaacatttgctttattttcagATTGTACTAGTGCGACCAACATCACACTCCCAATCTGCAACAGCTATGCAATCGACGGTTCTTCATTCTTCATCACAAGTTTCCTGTTCTTCACAAAACAGCTCTCCGGTCTCCGCCTCTCCTAGCGGCGCCGGTTCTCCTTACGAAGCGACACCTGCAGCGGTCTTCATCCAGAATCGCTAACGATGTAGCTAACTGGATACAAAAATTCGTCACTCGACACCAAACTTTGGCTATCGCAAAGCTATACGAAGCAATGTATCGAAgtatcgtatcgtatcgtatATAATATCGAAACGGAGATTAACGAACCCAGTGAAACAACGATTTACCAGTAGGCATAAGGTAATACAAGCAGTCGGAGACCTATTATCCTTTATTCAATCCATTGGGTTGAACTTTTTCGAATTAAGCAAGGCATTTCGTAATAATCACAAGATCACTAGCACCGATCACTTCCTTTTTGTTAACAACGTTTGAAGTTCTTACCTTTACGTAATCGTTCAGCGCTTCCATTAATGCGTTACATACATCTGGCACGATCTTCCCGATCGTTTGTCTGGACACCTGCGATTTAGAAATAAAAGCTGAATTTCATATCCTTCGCACATATGACAaagaaaattgtattttttacccgaaacaaaaactgcaaacTGGAATAGCTTTCTCCAGTCGCTAAGAAGCGCAGCGTTATCAGCAACCTTTCGCGAGGAGTTACGGCTCGCCGCATGTTTGTATCTATACGTTCTATTCTGTGCAGGACCAACGATTCCAAAAAGTTAAAATCAATCATTCTCATTCTGAGGAACCTAATGATTGTGTCGTTGATCTGCTCTTCCATTATGGTGTTGAGCAGAACGTTGCCGTCTTCTTCCCGACGAAAGAAGATTGGCCGCATCCACCATCTTCGTCCAACCCGTCTCTGCTCATTTTGACGCCTCTGCACATAGTTGGCGACGATGAGCAAATTACGCACCCACTCCGGATCGCGGacaatcgtttccatttctataaacaatcaattttaagTCAAATTCACTTTAAAACACTGTTCACTAACTACAgaacaacagcaccaacctGTAAAACGCAGCAAGACGAATAGAAGGAAGTTCCACAATCGAAGTAACTGAAGTTCAAAACTGAAACCAAAGCCAACACCAAGTGCTTCTTTCGACTTCAGCATGAATAATGAAGTATTATTACATGTATGATATGAATGGAACCATCACTCGCTCCCAGCTGCGCCCATCCTGTGTTTCCCCGCAAACCAACCACCGAGCAATTCGTCGGTCGCCTATCCTTTCGCGGCGAGTAAAAAAATGCACGGCTGCATACCAGACGCCGTACGGGATTTCCCCGAGGAATTTCATCAGCTCTTTTTAGCTAGCAATGATTCTGGATGTGCAGTCCTGGTGCCGGACGATTGGCCTTTTTTTACTCTGCTCAATCCCATcttgctggtacagcaacaaaagctaaaaaaattgaagaaattttttttcagaaatgaacttacctcttcgatttctattttctcggaccaaaacaCGACGACTATTTgaaatttcgtttttatatcTTTAGCTGGCCTTAgctgacgtttttacgctccgaatTACGGCTACGTGTGCCAGATATAGAtacgtaaaataaataaacgaaaatattgAATACTTTAGAAAGaaacatttatgtttatgcatTGTCTCGTGAACTGAAATTAAAACATCGGAATTATCCTGCCAGCGGGTTCGCATGTATTGTAATactattgatttttttctccactaTCGGTCGATATGTTTTGGGATTCACGGTAAGTTTTTCCAGTTCATCCAATGCTTCGAATCCATCAATAACTCTGCAAACGTTAATTGAAACGCTAATTAAATGACTGACAAGTCAATTGAATAGCTTACGCTTATAAAACTAAATGCAACATACTTTCCGAATAGCGTGTATTTGAGGTCAAGCGCTGGCTGAGGTGCGTaggagaagaaaaactggCTTCCATTGGTGTTTGGGCCACTGTTGGCCATCGATACCATGCCACGGTCGTTGTGTTTTATACTTTCTTTGAACTCATCTTCAAACTTCCTGCCCCATATCGattgaccgccttttcccgTTCCAGTCGGATCGCCAGTCTGAACAATGAAGCCTTTTATGTTTCTATGGAACAAACTACCATTGTAGTAATCGCTGGCGCATAGTGCTAAAAAGTTTTTGCAGGTTTTGGGGCAATCATCACAGAAAAGTTCGATTTTTATGTCGCCAACATCTGTGTGTAATGTCACACTCTAAAAATACAGAGACATCGGTTGCCGAAATGAATGATTTGCCAAGCTAAAACTACTttatcaaaatcaaaaacgCCTTCATACCATTTTAATGTCTCTCGTTTCGCCTGATCAGTAAAGTTGTTTACAAACTACGCCAAAAGCTGTCAAACCAGAAAGGAGTCTAAAATATTGAACGTCACTCGTTGATTAAAGAAATCCTGTCTAAGCAATTGGTCGTTTTATCTAAAATCGGAGGAATAGAAAATCAGAGCAAAAGATTTCTTTGGGAAGCTGGCCCCCACAAACAAATCTATTGCTCTGCCCACATAAGTTTTGTCCTGTCCCTGCGGTAAACTAAAATTAAATCCTTTTTATGAAGCTGGCACATAGAGACAAGCGAGACAGACGCCGTCTTGTTCTGTGCAAGAGGAAGAAAGCATGATAGATGCCGCCGGATTTGACAGTTCAAAGTTTCCCGCTTGTCCAACCGTCGAATCAAACAACGCAATCGCTCCGTGTGTTTATGATCGTTTTCGATTCACATTTACGCAGATGGATTCATATTTCGTCAGTGACCAACGCAGACGTTGTGTAAAAGTGTTGTTTCCCGAGGTGTGTCTGCTAGTCGATTTCGAGTGTTTCGGTAACACGTCACAACAAAAGTTTTTCGTGGTGATCGAGAAAATTGATACGCAGAACTTAATCGTATGTGTTGAGCGTTACATAGATCGCGGAGCTGTTAATTGTTACAATTTTTCTCTTTTAGCAAATACGATTGACTCAGATGAATGATCGTTCGAAAGTTTGCATTAGTACCATTGATAACGCACGCTACGAAGAAATAC encodes the following:
- the LOC131210139 gene encoding peptidyl-prolyl cis-trans isomerase-like 3 is translated as MSVTLHTDVGDIKIELFCDDCPKTCKNFLALCASDYYNGSLFHRNIKGFIVQTGDPTGTGKGGQSIWGRKFEDEFKESIKHNDRGMVSMANSGPNTNGSQFFFSYAPQPALDLKYTLFGKVIDGFEALDELEKLTVNPKTYRPIVEKKINSITIHANPLAG
- the LOC131207664 gene encoding uncharacterized protein LOC131207664, which codes for MRPIFFRREEDGNVLLNTIMEEQINDTIIRFLRMRMIDFNFLESLVLHRIERIDTNMRRAVTPRERLLITLRFLATGESYSSLQFLFRVSRQTIGKIVPDVCNALMEALNDYVKLPSSRQEWLKISEQFEQRWGFPHAIGAIDGKHISIVVPKNSGSQYFNYKQFYSMVMIALVDADYNFLYVDIGGQGGISDDAIFKHTTLYQFLCGHN